The DNA region gGCAATTCTTGATATTGAATCTTACAATAATTTTGTCTTGGTTCAATAGGCCTATCTTGCAAGATTTGTATTGAGAACACATGCCAAAATGGTGAATCAACATGCTTGATAATGAAGGAATCAAGAGGAAAATTAGAGGATCCTAAAAAATGAAGAAATCTGAAAATGATTTGGACTTATGGAGCAAAAATCATGGAAGATATGATACATGAGTTTTTTAGGGGTGTCTTAGCATTGAAAGAACTTGTATCAAAATGTGACCCAATGAACCTTGAAGACCAATTTGAAATTTGGTAGCACTAGATCTTAGTTGGGAACAAAATTGGTCATGAAGTTGTAATACCAAACTTGAATTGATAACTCTCTTTGTATCATAATGATGTATTGTGAAtcttttcaaatattttaaaaacAAATGAATGCATATTTATTATTTTGAGTTCAAATAGGGCCTTGGGTTGTGATATTGTGAAGAAAAATAAAATGTGTGCCATTGAAATCAACTTGATCCGTGAATTACAACATTAAGAGTGCGAGACCAAATGAAAATCAAAGCCAAAAAAGGAATTGTGCCATTGACATCAACTTGAATCAAATGGATAAGATGGTAATacaaagaaaaaaaataaaaataaaagtaaattgTAAATTTGCAAActttttatgaatttttcaaaaGACAACAACATGATTTAAACCAAGAAAAATAATACACTCATTATTTAAATCTACATTATAAACCAAAGTCAAACACTATTCAAGAAATAAGACTTATTTGTTAAAGTTGAAATGTGATGCAAATGATCATAGATGGTAGATTCAAATGGTATGAGATTTACAATTATCCTAAATTTAATAAAGAGTGTATGCATGATAACAATATATACTGATCTTAACAAAGTGGCACAAGCAAAGTTAATTAGTCCTCGATTAATGAATTCTGACTGTCACTGATGCATGGAAATGTGATCTTAATCCGATGAAATGATCATGAGACACAATGCAGATGAAACACTTAATGAAATATAAATtcatgaaaatgaatggatgCAAACTAATGAATACAAATGACTGAAATACAGATGAATGACTTTAGGTATTGaaaaatttagggtatgacataCGCCATTGTGAGTGTGGTCAACATGGAAGGGAAAAAAGAGATCTTTGGTGAAGATGGAGTCATAGATTTTTTTTACATGCGTGATTGCATTTTGTAGTTAATATGGATAATTTGAATCTTGCTAATGCCCAAGGAATCAAGGTTGTGGTTCCTCATCCAACGGCCACTGCTCCTGCTATAACCCCTACTCCCATATCGACTACAGAGATTTATACTTTCGCGTCTGAGGTCGATCAATTTGTGGATGTTGCGGTCACTTTGATTATGGAGGAGACGCGTCTATCCCCAATTCCAACAAAGAGGGATCGAGATGAAGACCAATCATTCCCCAAGTAGAAGGCTCTCTGATGTGGACTTTCTTTTATGGGGCCTATGCTTTAGGATTCCGTCCAATAGACTATGCAAGCCGTGCTCGGGGTCAGAGGAAAGATTATGGAACATGAGAATAGATTCTGCCCCACTATCGAGATTCATGATGAAAATTTAAGCCCCTTATGAGCTTCTCTAGAAGGGGTTCAAGATGGTGGTCCTAATACCCCGACCTTGGATACTTTGGGTTAATCACTTCTTTTGCTTTGTACTATATTCCTGTAATATTTTCCAGGCCATCATACCTTTGATGTAACAATTTAATATTTATACAAGTATTTTTACTCTGTAATTATGCATTATTAAGCTTTGAGTTCTGCATTTGTCTCCATTCGATTGTTGTTGCTCTGTTGCAGCTTTAGTTGTTAGTAAGTTATTGTAAAGTCAGGGTTAGTTTGGCATCCCTGCAATGAAAGGTCTGTAGACCACCGAGTTTTGTTAGTGTTCACAGGTGAGTTGGAAGTGTGTACCTTGGCATCTAGGAAGGGTTGTCTGCTTAGGGTGTGGGAACCGTGTTTGCTTTCCTTTTAGGACGGAAAGATGTGACTCGTTGTAACAAGATACTTGATGTTCTCTTCGCACTTTCCTGACAATGGTCTTTGTGATTTTTGGCTTAGCATATTGAAGGTCCTCAACTACCATTTTTGGTTGCTATACTTATCTGTTGAATTTAGAGTTTGCTAGTATGTTGTATTTATCATTTGATGTAGTAACGTATTAACTTATGTGTTGCTTGTGTTTCCCCTAGTTGGGTTTGTCATCGGCGGGGATCGACGATATGCATTCGTCTCGTTGTATTGTGTTTTGCATCACACAAGATCTTTCCCTTGCCATGTTTAAGATCCTCGTCTCTGCCCCGAGGCTTGGCTCAAATCGTGGTGGACGTCTTCAGGCTCCACCGTCTAACGACCTTGGATTGACTAGATCCGAAAAGGGGAGGTGCGCCAGCTGTGCGAGAATGCTTTTAAGTCGTATTAGATACACAAAATGTGTGTTTATGTAGTGGGTACACAATGATGCGATAAATTCTTTTAAGTCATATCAGATATGCAAAAATCTGTGTTTCTGTATAAGGTGCGAAGAAGTACGTGTAACCTTTATCTCACCGCCTTTAGGGTCCTAAAAAGAGGTAGACAGAAATAAATGGAATAAGAGAAAAATAGCGGACAAGTATTTTCATTCATGACGAAGTAAATTTGTAACAGTGAGACAATAGAATAAGTAGATAAGTAAGCCTTCAACTATGACATTGTTTTAGCTTGCCTCTGGGGTTATGGTCGGATCTTTTAAGATCCAGAGTATGGTCGTGCGAAGGTGAAATACCTTTAGATGCTCATTCCCTGACCCTTACGAAAGTAGCTCGGTCCGCTCTCTACATCTGGTAATCTTTCTAGGGACCGACGATGTCGGGTGGAAGACTAGAGATAATTGTCGACCCAAAGTGCCTTTGGAGGAAACTTGGTTTCTTTGCTACCATAGTCCAAGAGTCGTTTCCCTGCGTGTGGTCAGTGAGTCTTGTTTACTTTTCTAGTCCGACCATGGGGATTTAATGGTCGGTTGCTCCGGGAGGCGATGGTGCTCGAACAACGTTTCCTACAAGCCACATGTCCGAACTCCAACCTTGGTGGAAAGTGCTGCACTTATCTGGTGGTAGTTTGTTCAACATTCTTCCTCTTCGACTGTATTTGTGCTCGAACACCTCTATTTCTTAATGCAATTAATTGCCCTAAAGTAAAATCAAGTAAAAGATTTACCCATTATATAGGTATGACAAAAAATCAAAACTCGGTTGGACCCAACCGCCTTTGCCTCAAATTTAATAGGGAGAAATCGTTTAACTTGGTGCGGGTGAAGGGAAAACTAGGTTTTCAATCATGGACTTGTGGTGGGGATGTTAATAGTCACTCCACATTTACCTCATTATTTTCTgatctattaaatttattttattacttttattttatttttaatagttttaTTACTCATTTACCATGCTAAAGACATAAGcttattaaaattaatattatttttaaaaaaatatagaTTAAATAAAAGTAACTAAATATTAtaagaaaaatatatataaaagGAAAATTGAGATTGTGATAAAGGAACCgtagaaataaaatgaaataaaagatTTCCTACCATGTATCAAAAACTAATTTTGTATGGTGATATACCAAAAATGACCCAATTAATTACATAACAAAATTGTATTTGGGGCCGTTCAATAATTTATATACATTAAAGTTATGCAGTTGATTACATTTTCTTTTCAATGACCGGTAAGACGATTAGAATCCAAATTGGAGCCCTAAAACGAAAGTGCACACGTTCCGGCCCGAGTACGAATAAAAACCGACGCAGTGAATTCAAACCGTAAGTAAAACCCTAAAATCCAAAATCGAACCCTTAAAATGGCGGTAATGACGCGGAATCGACTGCGCATGACGACTGAGGCGACGGAAGTGTCAATAAACACGATTCTCCCGGAGGAACTAATGATCGAAATCCTCTCCAGGATTGAGTTGAGCAATCCTCTGGAATTAAGGTGCGTTTGCAAATGGTGGAAATCGATAGTCGCTGATCCTCAATTCGTGGAGAGTTACCTTCACAGATCGTTCAGTGATGTCCTTGATCTTACTTCTACGGCTATGGAGCACGTGGAATCTTTTGAATCGCATGATATTTACCTTCCCGCCGATCTTcaagatgatgaagatgatgatgaagaagatgatgatgatgtgaCAGAGTTATTGGTGAACAAGGCGGCTCAGTTGGATAATTTTTTGGTGATTCTTGAGTGTATGAAAGGGAACTTGAACACTATGAAGGTTGATGTGATATCTTTGAAGAGAAGAATGAAATGTTTAGAAAGTTTTCTGAAAATTTATCTGAAGTCAGCACCATCTTTATTCTCTAGTGTCTGATTTTATTTTCTACATCTTCATGCTATTTCTTGCATTTTTGAAATGCTGCGACTTCAGATTAGTTTGATTATATTACCTGGTTGCTTCTTTTTGCATTAAGCTACTTTTTTTTAATGCTAAGGTCTGTATTCAGATATTGTTCTTCCTTGAATGATATTGTAAATGAATGGACTAGTTAGTTGAAATTTGAATCCCAACTTTCACCTCATAGCTTTGCAAAGATAAATGAATTTTATCCtttaatataattttaaaaaatattaatacgatctaaaattatttttttaatttatttaaatcaTTCAAAAACAACTCTTCAATATAATTGAAATATACTTAACATTATCTCCTTCcttatttttttttctcttttgcGGTTTTTGGTCTTTGTTCAACATTGTTAAGATCTTTTTACTCTAAAAtatgaatattttatttttttatgatctaatttcaaataaaatttatgattttctcaaatattaatataatatatttatatattttaatcttttattattgtattttaaagttatacttttatttactttttaAAAAGGTTTATAACCTTGTTTTGCTGTAAACTTTTTAAAAAGGTTTATAATCATGTTATTTTGTGAACTTTTTAAAAAGGTTTATAACCGTGTTTTGTTGTGAACTTTTTAAAAAGGTTTATAACCATGTTTTGTGTGTATGTctgtgtgtgtgcgcgtgtgtgtgtttgtgtgtgtgtgcgcgcgtgcGTGTGTGTGTTTGCGTGTGCacgtgcgtgtgtgtgtgcgtgtgtgcgtgtgtgtgtaaATATCGTATTCCCGTTACCCGTATTGGATGTCTGTTATCTCATATTTTCGACACTAGCATTAATTATAAAATATGTGATAAGGATCATGTAATAATTGTTTTGTTAAAAAGTTGAAACAATCGGTTATAACCATGAAGATTTTGACGAATTTGATTTATCGAAAAGTATTATTAACtttgatcaaaatttcaattaCACAGAGACCACGAAGTTTTGTTGGTTTTCTGGGACTTAGTGAAATTCAGAGTCCCAAGATGTTTACTTTATGTAGTTAAATTAGGTGTAATTGTATAAGATCATGCAGTTATTCAAGGACGCGTGGAAGTATGTTGAAGGTGAAGGTTGTATGGAGATGAAGACATGACATATTTTGCTTAGTCGGCCGTTGTAGATGGTTAACTTAGGATTAATATATACGTAGTATTCACTTTGAATTTTAGAGATCTGGAATTGTACACAAATTCTGTAAAACTCAAAGTACTTGTGTGTTTGTGAGAAAAGAGTCAAGAATGTACGTATATGCATCCCATTTTACAAATTAAAGtctttattttcaagtcatttgtTGCAGTTTCAGTCATTCTTCTATAAGTATTTGCTTTGCATTTCGATTTCACAATTTAATTTCAGTCATTATTCCAAAACCTTACATTTCTACTTTGATGTCAAACTTTATTTAAAACTTATGATTCACACAAATATGTTCTGGAATCTTTTTGAGTTTAATCACTTAAGTGAAATAAAACTTATTTTTTTACTAAATTTCACAttaaacaaattggcacacctgTTGGGACCCCCttttgtgtgaaaaattaatatttttcatttttgaGAAATCATTTGCAAAGTTTTGCATTTAAGAAATTTCTCATTTTTTGTATGTGCATGAAATTGAAGAGTGGTAAGATAACCAAAAAAGAAGTTAGAAACCCAATGAGGAGATACATTAGGAAAATGGTTAGTCTTAAAAATAACAATGGAGAACAACCATCCAATAAGGCAGGGGCAGGCACGACCACTGCAAGTTCGACAGAACCAATCCCCTCTATTACTAGCACGACGACCATATCGTCAACCACGATCATGTCGTCAACCATGGTTGTATCGGCAGTGGCTCAAGAATGGGTAGGATTTTCTCCCTCTATAGCACAGAGTCACCTAGTGCCAACTATGGTCGACTTTAGACCTTTTGTTACAAGTTTCACAATGCTTATGATTGGGCGTGAACAACCTTGTGATATGCCAACATCAATGATAGATGATTTACATATTAACCATTCGATATTTACTGACAATGTTGTGAATGCATATTCACCATTATTGGCATCGGGATCAGTCATAGGTAACCTTGGTCGGACCATGTAGCCCCAATTGGGGATGGGATTTGGTTCCCAAGCAATGCCAACATTCACTACGAATTTTGTTATGGCAATGAAACAACAGATGGACAAAAGTAACCATGATATGTTGAACACGCTTACCCAACAAAGGGGTACTATATTTAACCTTTTGATTCAAAATAAGAATCAGAGTTACCAACAATTGGTAACTCAAATGAACCGGATCACTGATTTTTTTGGTGCCCCTTGTCGCTATgcaaaaaatacagagtcgccatcgatttttatttattccaaaggaaagggaaaatatcgagaaaaccctaaagtatggtcatcgcaaccacgaacaggttcgaaagtcggttatgcaagaggaaggtattggcacctctcacatccatggtactccatgggaaccatctaggatgtttgcgcttGAATGGATGTTGTTTATCGAATATTTTATTGCGAAAGGTTTTGTGAagtggaggtagattttaaattagtgtgctcgctaagaattgggtcctcgtgcctacgtatgtccacttgttgaagtgagaaatcagagccccgtagttcgtgggtttaaaatgtttatgtgttttgttgattttattaccttaAAGAATGGTTTTTTATTGTGatgccctaaggctcaaacaaaaggtttgaatgcgttgaattgttttttaggttttgagaaagtgttattgatttcggattgcactaaagactatggataaaggtgaacACCTCAAACTACCAAGCCAAACGTATTTTGTTTGAATcattcagaatgagtgtaggaaagctccagtctcatccATTCTTTATCACTTTAGGCTCGTGACGTACAATCCTAATTGccatttattgtgtttttgagtttgattttaAGAAATACCACTTGACTTTGGATCAAGGGTTTGCTGATTGGTTGTGATTTGTGAAAAGATcgcttgatgttggatcaagggtttgattatcGATGATGAAAGGGTGAGcgttcctaatgcctaaggagtaTCTATAAAGAGATGAAAGAAAGCAAGTAAAAGCATACATCGGAAAGGGgagggggtacatgtaaagtaaaagggagtgcaggaaataaaaggtctcattgtcagGTAACCCAAGAGGAAGCCATGTGTGTGTAATTGTGTCTTAAACTAGAAAGCGCATAAAAGATTATAATTTGTCTTGAATCTTGAATTCTCCTTCCATGTTCGGGTCAAATACTTGTCCAAGGTCTTTTGCAAGGGTACTAATGAGAAGTCCCTAAGTCCATTCCAATGTCCATTCCATGCTTGTGTTAttgtatttttgtattttttaagtcTTTGCCATTTTTAAGTTCATTTTAGAATGAGATGAAAAATATACAATGATATAACATAAAGCAAAATAAAGCAAAGTAAGTAAATGACAAAAATAAATGTTAGAAGTGGAGATTCCAAACGCCCTCACTCGTACCGTCCTAACCTTCTCACCCTCTCGATCTAAATGCAGTGGCTCAAACGATGAAATAAGAGTTTTAGCGGCAACGGCGACGGCGCACTCGCGCTTTCGGTAATCGACTTTGCACTCTGATGTTCTTATTGTGGAATCCTCGCCTTGGTTCTATGTGCAGGTTATATATCAGAATTGCGATTTGTGCGAATAGTGAAAGAGCGATGGAAAACGACGACGAAAAAAAATCCGCGACGCCACTATGTTTTGCTGTAGCATTGGGATTCTCGGAAAGGTGAAGAAACGGTTgagttgaagaagaagaagaagaagaggaagtGAAATTCGTTACGGTTGAAAGAAAATGGAAGAATGAGGAATCAGAAATTTTGGGGAAGAGATTCGAGAAGAGAGAGGAAGAAGAGCCAAAGCTTCTGCAGAAAAATTCGCCCCTGAAATTCACTGTTAATCTTGCATATATACTTTGAAGGTTGAGTTTAGGTGAGTTTATGATTCTGCGTTTTGGACTTTTTTGGAGTTGTTTGGTTTGATTCGCGTTTTACAGCAGCTAGCTTGTGTTGTAGCTTTCGTGTACACTATTTACGCCGTTTCTCCAATTCCAATTGCCGTTTTCACTTGGCTTATGCTGCTGCAAGTTCTGCGTTTCACTTCGTTGCCCTTGCGTTTTGTTGCTTTTGCTGCACGTTTAGCTTATTGTGTATTTTCGTTTATGCAGGCTTTTGGATTTCCGTAGTTTTCGTTTTGATTTCGCACGTGTGTGCGTTATGCTGCAGTTGCCACGTTTCAGCTTCATGGCTTAATTCATGGTTGCGATTTAGTTGTTTACGGTTTACGTTTTGCCATTTATTACTCGCTTATTTTTCTGTTGCGTTTTGCAGCATTGTGTTTCACTCTTGGCTTGTGCGGTTTGGTATCCAACCTGCATTTGGCTTCGTTGCATTTGGTTTTGCATTGCAGTAGCAGCATTTTCTGCGGGTTTACGTTTGTCTTTGGCTTATTTGCAGCGGCTTGGCTTGTGTTCATTGCGTTTGGATGTTGCATCAGCTTTTATGTTATTTGGCTTTGCAGCTTGCGATGCCTTGCCGCTTATGCTTATCAAGCTGCGTTTGGAAGCATGGTTTGGTGCAGTTCGCGTTTTCTCTTTTTTGGGATAGTGCACGTATGTTTGGTAGCTGCAGCAACTTGTTTGTATTGTTGGCTCTTGGCGTTGTAGCAGTTTTTATTTTGGCGCAACTTTGCCCCTCTTTCACTTTCCACTTGCCTCTTATTACTTTGTGTTATTTGGGATATGTACTAAAAATGAATAATAGAATTGGCTAATGGGTAATTAGGGTTAACAATGGTTTAATGGGTATGATACATTGGATATGGAAATTGTATAAGTAAGATTAAATGGATGTGGTTTTTTTTGGATATGGTTCATTATAGGATTTTATGGATTTTGAATGATAAAATATGGATTAGCTCAATGGAAATGGGTTTGAATGGTTAATGGGTTTGTGACATTAAAAATTGGATTTTAATGGATAGTGGATGAAAAATGGATGTGAAAATGGACTTAAAggattttggataatgaaaaaAACTTGGATAAAAAATGGATTTGGATATTTGGATTTTAATTTGAATTCACAATGGATATGTGGACAAATGGGCTTCACAGAAAGAAATGTATGAGCTCAATGTAAAAAGCGATTAAATTTCCCAAAACCAATTCGACTTTTCAAGAATCAATTTGAATTGTCCAACTCAACTTGATTTTTCAAAATTAATTCGAAAAAGAACGAAATGATTTCTAcaatcaatttttttttcaaagaTCATCTCTAACCACAAAATCAACTTAAActtcaaaaattaatttgaagtTGAAATTAATACGACATTAGAATTAATCAGAACAATTATTGACATGATGACGACATGATAACCGTATATGCAATGGACTGGTGAATTCAACTGACGCGACTTGCAAATCGGATTGAACCATGCTTATTcaaatgaaatgaatggatgaggatgaTATGCAAATGTTTGAGGTTAATGACATATATGATTATGCGAATGGTAGggtgaattttgaggtatgatagttgcccctatttaatcttctcggacctgaatgtatggatagCAACGAATTCCAGACAATCAaggtaggagaggattaaatactagaATACTGAGAAATTTGCCCACCAAGAACAAATGAAGTGTGAAGATAGGTCACACGGAACTTCTCCACTGGGATAAGCGGGATGAACAAACTAATCTTTGCACAGGGCAGCTGCAGGGAATCGGAATGCTATGTGGTAGATGGGTAATTACTAGAGGTTAGATATGCATGACGTATGCAACATGCCAATGCAGTATGATTGATTATTTTGTCATTTTATCTCCATTAACAAGTTTTTTAAGGCATCGAGAAAGAATTTTCCGCTAGGGGATATATGGTGATTGTTTTTTGGAATTATGAAATGGCTCTCCAGGAGAATCCTGGGATTCGGGATGGCAGATGACCTTACTGGGGACGGCAGTAGGGAATTTGGGAGGTAAGTAATAGGCCGTCAACTCTGGGGTTGGGTACAGAAGCAAAAGCAACACTGATTGCTGGGGATTGAGACCTTCTAACCTCAATACTGCGACTGGGGTAAAGCTGAGCATTCTCAACTCTGCGATTAGAAACGAATTATGATCAACATCGGTTCTAAGACTGGACAAATAATAAGCGTCAACTCTGAGGTTCGGGATGAAGGATGAACATCGACTCTAAGGCCGGGAACAACGACAGTAGGCGTCAACTCGGAGGTTGGGTTTGCAGATATCCACCCTGAGGTTTGAGAATAAGAAAACGATACCGCAACTTGCAAGTTGGGAAAAAGGAAGCCATTCAACTCTGAGGCTAGGGGCAAATAGATTCATCCACTCCAACATTGGAAAATGGTAGGCGTTTAGCTCTAAGGCCGGAAAAAGATAGATCGTCAACCCTAAGGTTGAAAAAAGGTAGATACTAATCTTTGAGGCTAGGGGTCGAAAAGGATAAACGTCAACTTTGAGGTTGGAAAAAGGTAGTCGTTCAACACCTAGGTCGGAAAAATAATGGTAATCGTCAACTCTAGGGTTGGAAACAAAGGCAGTCGTTCAACTCCGAGGTTGAAAAAAAGATAACTATTCAGCTCTGAGGCCAGGGAAAGATAGACATACAACTTTGAGGTTGGGGGGTAACATGGTACATTCACTCTGAAAAAAAGGTAGATGCTCAACCCTGAGGCTGGAAAAGGATGGTAATCGTCAACTCTAAGGTTGGAAAAAATAGGGTATAAGCTCTGAGGCTAGAAAGAGATACACCAACTCCGAAGTTGGAAAAATGTAGTTGCTCAACTCTGAGGATGGGAGGGAAAAATTGTAAACATCAACTTCGAGGTTGGAAATAAGTAGATACTCGACTCTGAGGTGGGAAGATAAACGGTAAACAACATCTCTAACAATAACTCTGAGGTTGGGATAAGGAAAGGCAACatacaactctgaggttggggtAATACGAAAAGTGACGACAACTCTGAGGTTGAAAAGGGCGACAATACTGAGGTTGGAAAAAGGgcaacaactctgaggttggaaaAGAGCAACACACAACTCTGAGGTAGGGTATGAAAGGGTTAGACAATAACTCTGAAGTCAGAAATAAGAGAAATAGACAACAACTATGAGGCTGGAAAGAACTAaca from Lathyrus oleraceus cultivar Zhongwan6 chromosome 1, CAAS_Psat_ZW6_1.0, whole genome shotgun sequence includes:
- the LOC127115855 gene encoding putative F-box protein At3g19560 — protein: MAVMTRNRLRMTTEATEVSINTILPEELMIEILSRIELSNPLELRCVCKWWKSIVADPQFVESYLHRSFSDVLDLTSTAMEHVESFESHDIYLPADLQDDEDDDEEDDDDVTELLVNKAAQLDNFLVILECMKGNLNTMKVDVISLKRRMKCLESFLKIYLKSAPSLFSSV